AGCAGTTCTATGAGAGACTCATATATTATGCGGTGCCTGTCGTCGTAAAACACATCGCCTTTGAAACCTATGACGGCGCTGACGGTGTGGATGATATCCTTGTCCATCAGCAGCGCCCCGAGAACGGCTCTTTCCGCCTCTATGTCATGGGGGGGGACGTTGAATTCCGCGGAACCGGCTATGTCCTTTAAATCCGTCTTTTTTTTCGCTGCCATTTATTCGGCCGCCGTCACCCAGACTTTGACGGAAGCGCTCACCTCCGGATGAAGCCTGATCTCCACGTCATAGATCCCTATTTCCTTTATGGGCTCTTTGATGATCACCGATTTCCTGTCAATGTGTATTTTTTTCGCTGCGAGAGCTTCGGTTATCTCGGAAACGCCCAGAGAACCGAAAAGTTTTTTCTCTTCGTGCACATTCTTCGCTATATTGATCTCGGTTTTGGCTATCGCTGAGGCTATTTCTTGCGCCTTCTGGAGGAGCTTTCCTTTTTCGGCGATATAACGCGTTTTCATTTTTTCAACCTGCTGCTCGGAATGCTTCGTCGCTTTCAGAGCGAAATTCCCCGGCAGAAGATAATTTCTCGCGTAACCGTCGGAAACGGTTTTGATCTCGCCTATATCCCCCAGATTCTCAACATTTTTTGTCAGTATGACTTTCATCATCTCCTCCCTTTCTTATTGAATTTAATCCATCTTCCCATCACGCCGAGGCCCACGGCGGCCGGCCATATAAAAACAAAAGCCGCCGTCATAACGGCGCTCAGAAACCGTCCCGCCCCGAGGCGCATCAGCATTGACCATATTATCCCGCAACCCGAGACAAAAAACAAAAATACCGACACTGTCAGAAGATTTTCCGACAAATAAGCGGCAAAAAAATATTTTCCGGCCGCCGCCATTGCCAAAGCCAGAGCCAGCGCGTAAACCGACACGGGTATAGCTTTTGACGCCCTGCCGAAGGATGTTCTTTTTCCCGTCATAAAACCTATGAAGGCGAGGTTTAAAAAATAACCGGCAGTTAGCATAATGAGCGCCATTGCGGGAACAATCCTGAAAGCTTTTTCCGCCAGCTGGGAGGCCTGCGCCCCCGCCATCACTTTCGCGTTCCCGGCGAGGGAAAACAAAAATATTTTGCTTATGGCGCGGAATATCTCTGCCGTGTCGAGGAAGGAAAAGAACCATCCTCCCGCCACAAGCAGAGCAAGCGCGGCAAAAAAACCCGCGAAAAGTTTTCTGAAATAATCCTCAGGCCTTTTGAGCAGGCCCGCCGCGATACAGCCTGATGCGGCACAGGCAAAAATCAGCCCGCCCGCGGGATTCGCTGTTGCTGCCACGACGGCGATAGCGAGCGCCAGAAGCAGGAAAAAATCAGCTCTTCTGCCCTGTGCTTTGAGCGTGGCCAGCTGAACCGCCGCCGGAAAATA
The sequence above is a segment of the Candidatus Omnitrophota bacterium genome. Coding sequences within it:
- a CDS encoding 50S ribosomal protein L9, with product MKVILTKNVENLGDIGEIKTVSDGYARNYLLPGNFALKATKHSEQQVEKMKTRYIAEKGKLLQKAQEIASAIAKTEINIAKNVHEEKKLFGSLGVSEITEALAAKKIHIDRKSVIIKEPIKEIGIYDVEIRLHPEVSASVKVWVTAAE